Proteins encoded within one genomic window of Halocatena marina:
- a CDS encoding ArsR family transcriptional regulator has translation MASQWDDVSFVIASTYRSAVLERLVRGPATPSMIGSETEIEIAHISRALQELREHSLVELLVSDDRRKGRVYGITEYGEDTWTTIEAQHLA, from the coding sequence ATGGCATCACAATGGGATGACGTAAGTTTCGTAATCGCTTCCACGTATCGCTCAGCTGTTCTCGAACGACTAGTCCGCGGCCCAGCAACCCCGTCGATGATTGGATCAGAAACAGAGATTGAGATCGCTCACATCTCGCGGGCGCTACAAGAACTACGCGAGCATTCACTCGTCGAGTTACTTGTCTCAGACGACCGGCGGAAAGGCCGCGTCTATGGAATTACTGAGTACGGGGAGGACACGTGGACGACCATTGAGGCACAACACCTCGCCTGA
- a CDS encoding IclR family transcriptional regulator, whose protein sequence is MNETTESGKTIGAVERAFSIIETLRESGTMTVSEVAIARDIPTSTAHVHLKTLHSLGYVVKVDGAYRLGLRFLRDGGAIRQRQHIYQIAKNEIDGLAAETGEVANLGVEENGQRVLLYQSEGSKAVYDNAPIGEYTNMHWTALGKSLLAHLSHKKVDEVVDTYGLPSKTERTISTREELVAELEGVRDRGYALEDEERREGIRSVAVPLRVDSSVVGAISVSGTKNRLNDDRIDNKLLELLYNAANIITVRYAYE, encoded by the coding sequence ATGAACGAAACGACTGAATCGGGAAAGACGATTGGTGCAGTCGAGCGCGCGTTTTCGATAATTGAGACGCTCCGAGAGTCGGGAACGATGACCGTCTCAGAGGTTGCCATCGCTCGTGACATACCAACCAGCACTGCACATGTTCACCTGAAGACGCTGCACTCGCTCGGCTACGTCGTCAAAGTGGATGGAGCATATAGATTGGGTCTCCGCTTTCTCCGTGATGGGGGCGCCATCCGCCAACGTCAGCACATTTACCAGATAGCGAAGAACGAAATAGATGGTCTCGCTGCCGAAACAGGCGAAGTGGCGAATCTTGGTGTCGAAGAGAACGGACAACGTGTTCTGCTCTACCAGTCGGAGGGGAGCAAGGCGGTGTACGACAATGCGCCGATCGGTGAGTATACTAACATGCACTGGACTGCGCTCGGGAAATCGTTGCTCGCGCATCTCTCTCACAAGAAGGTTGACGAGGTCGTCGATACGTATGGACTTCCTTCCAAGACTGAGCGAACAATAAGTACTCGTGAAGAGCTCGTTGCAGAGCTAGAAGGTGTCCGTGACCGTGGATACGCACTCGAAGACGAAGAACGCCGCGAAGGAATACGATCAGTGGCTGTTCCACTCAGAGTGGATTCATCTGTTGTCGGTGCTATCTCTGTCTCCGGTACAAAAAACCGTCTCAACGACGACCGAATCGACAACAAGCTTCTTGAACTGTTGTACAACGCCGCAAACATCATCACAGTTCGCTACGCGTACGAGTAA
- a CDS encoding mannonate dehydratase, translating to MSANDRGDVPVEQPDGLPMRVGLGQFMEPTAERLRFIKQLGANDIVLNMYKYDDPDYEHMPDNDRMPLSGDGEWSAENLFALRKRVEDAGIRLYAIENVPVSFYEDMMLGGTKRDEQLKKLKTTVRNMGEAGIPLFGYHWAPAGVWRTSTETVRGGATVSAFDGRETDTSYTHGREYTEAELWENYEHFLRELLPVAEEAGVKLCLHPSDPPMKTLGGIPQLARSFENFKRAMELVPSENHGLEFCLGCWSEMDENVAEVIRYFGERDKLFYVHFRDVEGTIPVFKETFIDEGNYDEYAVLKLLDEVGFSGVMIPDHTPHLEGDSDWEHRGRAYTAGYLRGMLTALRSEQ from the coding sequence ATGTCCGCCAACGACCGAGGAGATGTACCTGTGGAGCAACCGGACGGGCTTCCGATGCGGGTGGGACTGGGACAGTTCATGGAACCAACTGCAGAGCGTCTGCGGTTCATCAAGCAACTCGGGGCCAATGATATCGTTCTGAACATGTACAAATACGACGATCCTGACTACGAACATATGCCCGACAACGATCGAATGCCACTGTCGGGTGATGGGGAGTGGTCGGCCGAGAATCTGTTCGCGCTACGTAAGCGCGTCGAAGATGCTGGGATTCGACTGTACGCCATCGAGAACGTTCCGGTCTCGTTCTACGAGGATATGATGCTCGGTGGAACAAAGCGCGACGAGCAACTGAAAAAGCTCAAGACAACAGTACGGAACATGGGTGAGGCTGGAATTCCTCTCTTTGGCTATCATTGGGCACCAGCGGGCGTGTGGCGAACCAGCACCGAGACAGTCCGCGGGGGCGCTACCGTCTCAGCGTTCGACGGTCGAGAGACGGACACGAGCTATACCCACGGACGTGAATACACGGAAGCTGAGCTGTGGGAGAACTATGAACACTTCTTGCGTGAACTGCTCCCTGTCGCCGAGGAGGCAGGTGTCAAGCTGTGTCTGCATCCCAGTGACCCACCAATGAAGACTCTCGGTGGGATTCCACAGCTAGCGCGAAGCTTCGAGAATTTTAAGCGGGCGATGGAACTCGTTCCGAGCGAGAATCACGGACTGGAGTTCTGTCTCGGTTGTTGGTCGGAGATGGACGAAAACGTGGCAGAAGTAATCAGGTATTTCGGCGAACGGGATAAACTGTTCTATGTTCACTTTCGTGATGTGGAGGGAACGATCCCCGTGTTCAAGGAAACGTTCATCGACGAAGGGAACTACGACGAGTACGCGGTTCTAAAACTGCTGGACGAGGTGGGGTTTTCGGGTGTGATGATCCCGGATCATACGCCGCATTTGGAGGGCGACAGTGATTGGGAACACCGTGGGCGCGCGTACACTGCCGGCTATCTGAGAGGAATGCTCACAGCACTCCGTTCAGAGCAGTGA
- a CDS encoding LLM class flavin-dependent oxidoreductase yields the protein MTRFDANNIRLGCQIASYGNVSETVQRAVRAETAGFDIISVPDHLFHPTGSEEFLVDPPWEAFTILGAIAQQTDEVTLLPGVTDSVRRHPTELAHAIATLDRMTDGRAGLGIGAGEAFNFASIEDIDWDEPFTRFKETVSVIDGLWNSTPEELFTFEGEYFEIKRSHMGLKPAQDPRPPLWVGGYGPSMRGFTGAVADGWFPWIYSPEQYEADLQRVLDVAEDRNRSVESIDSALMIPTTVTDNSETARRAAIERNRTSLALRPPLLADMGYEDIAEETPIMWEMAFDEQQEAQLLEATERIPDDAVDQICVAGDPERAIERIEAFSTAGVDNLVLIPVGDFEETMTHYREEIIPYFEES from the coding sequence ATGACACGGTTTGATGCCAACAACATACGACTCGGTTGCCAAATAGCTAGCTACGGAAACGTCTCAGAGACCGTCCAACGAGCGGTGCGCGCCGAGACGGCTGGTTTCGACATCATTTCCGTACCAGATCATCTGTTTCATCCGACAGGCTCGGAAGAGTTTCTCGTGGATCCACCGTGGGAAGCATTCACCATATTAGGTGCAATCGCCCAGCAGACCGACGAAGTGACGCTGTTGCCGGGAGTTACAGACTCTGTCCGGCGGCATCCAACGGAGCTTGCCCACGCTATTGCGACCCTCGATCGCATGACCGATGGGCGTGCAGGGCTCGGTATCGGTGCCGGCGAGGCGTTCAACTTCGCTTCGATCGAGGATATTGACTGGGATGAGCCATTCACGCGGTTCAAAGAGACGGTGTCGGTGATCGATGGGCTGTGGAATTCCACGCCCGAAGAGCTGTTCACGTTCGAGGGCGAGTATTTCGAGATCAAACGATCACACATGGGACTGAAACCGGCACAGGACCCCCGTCCTCCGCTCTGGGTCGGTGGATACGGCCCGAGCATGCGCGGTTTTACCGGAGCGGTTGCTGACGGCTGGTTCCCGTGGATCTACTCTCCAGAGCAGTACGAAGCAGATCTTCAACGCGTGCTGGACGTCGCAGAAGACCGGAATCGATCTGTCGAATCGATCGACAGCGCACTCATGATTCCAACAACCGTTACAGACAATAGTGAGACAGCCCGACGGGCAGCAATTGAACGCAATCGAACGAGCTTGGCGCTCAGACCTCCGCTACTGGCCGACATGGGGTATGAGGATATCGCTGAGGAGACGCCGATCATGTGGGAGATGGCCTTCGATGAGCAACAGGAAGCACAACTGCTGGAAGCGACAGAACGGATTCCCGACGACGCAGTCGATCAGATTTGTGTCGCCGGTGATCCCGAGAGGGCGATTGAGCGTATCGAGGCGTTTTCTACCGCGGGTGTCGACAACCTCGTACTCATTCCAGTCGGTGATTTCGAAGAAACGATGACCCACTATCGAGAAGAGATCATACCATACTTCGAGGAGAGCTGA
- a CDS encoding glycosyltransferase family 39 protein has protein sequence MVNNTSLLGMARQGRLDIIAGLLGLIAAIALMPLQFLLDQVYIRTLPIVLGCASTLYLLAARDERHGEIATLSFTMARILPPLIILGSAALVVIAGFFEGRTLLFYDIAAAVGTALFAQILFVDNDYFSPGLSLFLIIVFGLVVRFAALYTTTGFIGIDVWTHMGHWTADVLEAQSLQPISDVKYYASPLYHLLVVGSSLLLDVPIRTALFIVVGVAMPISVLLIYATATFFVEPRWAVFATAVYATSASVIEWGIHLIPTSLGLIFFLAIFYSLDRMLRIDYKPRDFGLVVFFSVAVILTHQISAFIMLVFTGSGLLAYFGLGLGIFDIGRPSWERSSTRESVNLTGLLVFDLGLITFMWSLTPHHGNSFLMIILDYFVSTVEKSGVGQLQSTNAQNIPPNVMPQQTLMQSIVEYLDVLGFLLLLLLTIVGCLYIIRQENISHATFTCVIATVIMLMFVFGFPMFGITTFVPGRWYPFVAAPMAVIAAIGLPYLVKNTQPSVMVVVLLLFVVVFPAASILASESTQDQPAFTNTQTRYSYTESELAAMQAIDTYAENKSTNWVTDHPYATAIERTESHNMESGAIQDGKVAGYERNLELQNGTTTTVLRDADTFIYRDYQGSGAAYYDLFYNNASVSYTPKVKLQQVCSGKDILYMNDDVVICDTGGA, from the coding sequence ATGGTCAACAACACCAGTCTTCTTGGGATGGCCCGTCAGGGTCGTCTCGATATTATTGCGGGCTTGCTTGGTCTCATAGCAGCGATAGCGCTGATGCCGCTGCAGTTTCTGCTTGATCAAGTGTACATTCGCACGCTTCCGATCGTGTTGGGCTGTGCATCAACGCTCTATCTGCTTGCGGCCCGCGATGAGCGCCACGGCGAAATTGCAACGCTCTCATTTACCATGGCACGGATTCTGCCACCGCTCATCATTCTCGGTTCGGCTGCCCTTGTCGTGATAGCAGGCTTCTTCGAAGGCCGAACGCTCCTGTTCTACGATATCGCTGCAGCTGTTGGCACTGCCTTATTCGCGCAGATTCTCTTCGTCGATAACGACTACTTCTCACCCGGACTGTCGCTCTTTTTAATCATTGTCTTCGGGCTCGTTGTCCGATTCGCCGCGCTGTATACAACGACTGGCTTCATCGGCATCGATGTCTGGACCCACATGGGACACTGGACTGCGGATGTCCTTGAAGCGCAGTCGTTGCAGCCGATCAGCGACGTGAAATACTACGCCTCACCGTTGTATCATCTGCTGGTCGTCGGGTCGAGTTTGCTGCTAGACGTGCCGATCAGAACAGCGCTGTTCATCGTGGTCGGCGTAGCAATGCCCATTTCGGTTCTGCTGATCTATGCAACGGCGACGTTTTTCGTCGAGCCACGCTGGGCAGTGTTTGCCACGGCTGTGTACGCGACTAGTGCGTCCGTTATCGAGTGGGGGATCCACCTCATTCCGACGAGTCTAGGGTTAATCTTCTTTCTCGCGATCTTCTACAGTCTGGATCGGATGTTACGAATCGACTACAAGCCGCGTGATTTCGGGCTGGTCGTGTTCTTCAGCGTTGCGGTTATCCTCACACACCAGATCTCTGCGTTCATCATGCTGGTGTTCACCGGCTCTGGCCTCCTCGCCTACTTCGGATTGGGCCTCGGCATCTTCGATATTGGTCGGCCCAGCTGGGAGCGCTCGTCGACGCGCGAATCGGTGAATCTCACCGGGCTATTGGTGTTTGATCTCGGACTGATCACGTTTATGTGGTCGCTGACGCCACATCACGGGAATTCATTTCTGATGATTATCCTCGACTACTTTGTCAGCACGGTAGAGAAATCCGGAGTTGGTCAACTTCAGAGTACCAACGCACAGAATATTCCTCCCAATGTGATGCCCCAGCAGACGCTTATGCAGAGCATCGTGGAGTATCTCGACGTACTTGGATTTCTGTTGTTGCTGTTGTTGACGATCGTGGGCTGTCTGTACATCATTCGACAGGAAAACATCTCACACGCGACGTTCACGTGTGTCATCGCGACCGTTATTATGCTCATGTTCGTGTTCGGATTCCCCATGTTCGGAATCACGACGTTTGTTCCTGGTCGGTGGTATCCGTTCGTTGCAGCTCCGATGGCTGTTATTGCTGCAATCGGACTGCCCTATCTCGTCAAGAATACCCAACCGTCAGTCATGGTGGTCGTCCTATTGCTCTTCGTCGTCGTCTTCCCGGCAGCCTCGATCCTCGCAAGCGAAAGCACACAGGATCAGCCGGCATTCACCAATACTCAGACGCGCTACAGCTACACGGAATCCGAACTGGCCGCCATGCAGGCTATCGATACCTACGCAGAGAATAAGAGTACGAACTGGGTCACCGATCACCCGTATGCGACAGCGATCGAACGCACCGAATCACACAATATGGAATCCGGTGCAATACAAGACGGTAAAGTTGCTGGGTACGAAAGGAACCTAGAACTCCAAAATGGAACAACTACTACAGTGCTCAGAGACGCTGATACCTTCATCTATCGGGACTATCAGGGAAGTGGTGCTGCGTACTACGACCTCTTCTACAATAATGCGAGTGTTTCCTACACACCCAAGGTTAAGCTTCAGCAGGTCTGCAGTGGAAAAGACATCCTCTACATGAATGATGATGTCGTGATCTGCGATACGGGCGGAGCGTAA
- the gfo6 gene encoding D-xylose 1-dehydrogenase Gfo6, translated as MSVRDIEAYISSFTHRDWQESNESDGPIRFALVGLGWWTRDKAMPAIENSTFCETTVVVSSSAEKANTVAAEHESVEIGITYEEFHEDSAADAYDAVYICTPNARHLEFVESAAKNGKAILCEKPMEATVERAEHIVDTCNAADATAMIAYRMHTEPAVRRARNLIDAGAIGDPVHVHGDMSQSILGWGREQWRLDSDLVGYGASVMDLGIYSVNTTRFILTADPIAVQSMMRSDHEYFTDVPDEVAAFSVAFEGGVYATCTASQNATLNSQLRIVGTEGSLLLEPAFHMSSSLCVTVGNATMDIDTEQVDQMEEEFDYFADCLLTDREPYANPEHGFVDMRALAAVYEAAETGETVDI; from the coding sequence ATGAGCGTTCGAGACATCGAAGCGTACATTTCGTCGTTCACGCACCGCGACTGGCAAGAATCGAATGAGAGCGACGGTCCGATCCGATTTGCGTTGGTCGGACTGGGCTGGTGGACCCGCGACAAAGCGATGCCCGCCATCGAGAACTCGACGTTCTGCGAGACGACAGTCGTCGTCAGCAGTTCGGCCGAGAAAGCCAACACGGTTGCGGCCGAACACGAATCGGTCGAAATCGGGATCACTTACGAAGAATTTCACGAGGACAGCGCGGCTGATGCTTACGACGCTGTCTATATTTGCACTCCCAACGCCCGGCATCTCGAATTCGTAGAAAGCGCAGCCAAAAATGGGAAAGCGATTCTCTGTGAGAAACCCATGGAGGCGACCGTCGAGCGTGCCGAACACATTGTCGACACCTGTAACGCAGCGGACGCAACGGCGATGATCGCCTACCGGATGCACACTGAACCCGCGGTTAGACGCGCACGCAATCTCATCGACGCTGGCGCTATTGGTGATCCGGTCCACGTTCACGGCGACATGTCCCAGTCAATACTCGGCTGGGGTCGAGAACAGTGGCGTCTAGACAGTGATCTCGTCGGATATGGGGCAAGCGTGATGGATCTCGGAATCTACTCGGTCAACACAACTCGGTTCATTCTCACTGCCGATCCAATCGCGGTTCAGTCGATGATGCGCTCAGATCACGAGTATTTCACAGATGTTCCCGATGAGGTTGCTGCCTTCAGCGTGGCCTTCGAGGGTGGAGTGTATGCCACCTGTACGGCGAGTCAGAACGCGACATTGAACAGCCAACTACGTATTGTTGGTACTGAAGGATCGCTCCTGCTTGAGCCGGCCTTTCACATGTCGAGTAGCCTTTGTGTAACAGTTGGAAATGCGACGATGGACATCGACACCGAGCAGGTCGATCAGATGGAAGAGGAGTTCGATTACTTCGCTGACTGTCTCCTTACGGACCGTGAACCGTACGCCAACCCTGAGCACGGCTTCGTCGATATGCGCGCACTTGCGGCTGTCTACGAAGCCGCAGAAACTGGCGAAACAGTCGACATCTGA
- a CDS encoding glycoside hydrolase family 4 — protein MGTSAQQRQSDTGIDADEMVITYIGGGSRQWAPKFVQDMALSNLDGEARLYDVNYESAQLNSRFGNWVQDENETTGTWTYRAVKDLDEALAGADAVITSTQFDPTETFVHDLDIPKRYGIHGAVAATIGPGGIMRAMRTIPLYRAIAAGVREQCPDAWVFNFTNPVHFVTRALYDEYPDINAVGLCHEVMGTRFHLARIAEEHLGMNATHEDITLNVKGINHFTWVDEAYCKGVDLWPVLEELADSEQANQLFTAADLEGESVFVDNQQITWELFRRFDMFPAAGDRHLVEYANWFLHGGEESLNRWGIKRTGSDYRAKHWTPAESKQTTDVTAWLDGEKEFELEPTREVFADMLEALAGGDSFATNVNMVNTGQVSDIEEGAVVETNALVRANEIRPLSTGGFPRQVRSMINTHVDTIETIIEASRTGDIDEAFKGFLIDPQIRTLSPEDSRNMFAELISAEKSYLDDWKLDESTVLSESATYE, from the coding sequence ATGGGCACATCAGCTCAACAGAGACAGTCAGATACCGGAATCGACGCCGACGAGATGGTTATCACATACATTGGTGGTGGTAGTCGTCAGTGGGCACCGAAGTTCGTACAGGATATGGCGCTTTCTAACCTCGATGGTGAAGCCCGTCTCTACGACGTCAACTACGAGAGTGCGCAGTTGAACAGTCGCTTTGGGAACTGGGTTCAAGACGAAAACGAGACGACTGGCACGTGGACCTACAGGGCGGTTAAGGACCTCGATGAGGCTTTGGCGGGCGCAGATGCTGTTATCACATCGACGCAGTTTGATCCCACCGAAACGTTCGTCCACGATCTCGATATTCCAAAACGATACGGCATCCACGGTGCCGTCGCAGCGACCATCGGCCCTGGTGGAATCATGCGAGCAATGCGAACGATCCCGCTCTATCGCGCGATTGCGGCCGGTGTTCGTGAGCAGTGCCCAGACGCGTGGGTGTTTAACTTCACGAACCCGGTTCACTTCGTAACCCGCGCGCTCTACGATGAGTATCCCGACATCAACGCAGTCGGTCTCTGCCACGAGGTGATGGGAACTCGATTCCACCTCGCACGCATCGCAGAAGAGCACCTTGGAATGAATGCGACCCACGAGGACATCACACTCAACGTCAAGGGAATCAACCACTTCACGTGGGTCGATGAAGCCTACTGCAAGGGAGTCGATCTCTGGCCGGTTCTGGAAGAACTCGCTGATAGCGAACAGGCGAACCAACTGTTCACAGCGGCGGATTTAGAGGGCGAAAGTGTGTTCGTCGACAATCAGCAAATCACGTGGGAGCTGTTCCGCCGATTCGATATGTTCCCCGCTGCGGGCGACCGACACTTGGTCGAGTACGCGAACTGGTTCCTTCATGGCGGTGAGGAGTCACTCAACCGGTGGGGGATCAAACGCACCGGAAGCGATTATCGCGCCAAGCACTGGACTCCTGCTGAGTCGAAACAGACGACCGATGTTACGGCGTGGCTCGATGGCGAGAAGGAGTTCGAACTCGAACCGACTCGTGAAGTGTTCGCAGACATGCTCGAAGCACTTGCGGGCGGTGACAGCTTCGCAACGAACGTCAACATGGTTAACACCGGACAGGTCTCGGATATCGAGGAGGGCGCTGTCGTCGAAACGAACGCGCTGGTGCGTGCCAATGAGATCCGACCGCTTTCGACCGGTGGCTTTCCGCGGCAGGTCCGGTCGATGATCAATACTCACGTCGATACCATCGAAACGATTATCGAAGCATCGCGGACTGGCGACATCGATGAGGCGTTCAAGGGCTTCCTCATCGATCCACAGATCCGCACTCTTTCGCCCGAAGATTCTCGTAACATGTTCGCCGAACTGATCTCGGCTGAAAAATCGTATCTCGATGACTGGAAGCTAGACGAGTCCACGGTGCTCTCGGAATCGGCGACGTACGAGTAG
- a CDS encoding SDR family oxidoreductase, with product MAATDRLDGRPIIITGASSGIGEATAHALASEGASLVLAARRKERLEEIAADIESEYGTESLVVSTDVADEEAVKTLVSETIETFGELYATVNNAGLARGGEVESMSTDDFETMQAVNVDGVFYATRAAIPYVRETGGHILFVGSFAGQYPRPANPVYAATKWWVRGFAHSVAAQVGDDGIGVTVINPSEVRSEFGGNDGESFEERFERGDVTEPEEIASAIVFALTQEHSSVTELDLFRRDKFTEF from the coding sequence ATGGCAGCAACCGATAGGCTAGACGGAAGGCCAATAATCATCACTGGTGCGAGTTCAGGAATCGGCGAAGCGACTGCCCACGCCCTCGCATCGGAGGGGGCGAGCCTTGTGCTCGCAGCCCGCCGGAAAGAGCGACTCGAGGAGATTGCAGCGGATATCGAGTCTGAGTACGGGACGGAGTCCCTCGTCGTCTCGACGGATGTGGCTGACGAGGAGGCAGTCAAAACCCTGGTATCCGAGACGATCGAGACGTTCGGTGAGCTGTACGCAACTGTGAACAATGCTGGACTCGCACGAGGAGGCGAAGTTGAGTCGATGTCGACGGATGACTTCGAGACGATGCAAGCGGTCAACGTCGACGGGGTTTTCTATGCGACACGGGCGGCGATTCCCTACGTTCGTGAAACCGGTGGCCACATACTGTTTGTCGGAAGCTTTGCTGGACAGTATCCACGTCCGGCGAATCCGGTTTATGCTGCGACAAAGTGGTGGGTGCGGGGGTTCGCTCACAGCGTTGCGGCGCAAGTCGGCGACGACGGAATCGGTGTCACTGTGATCAATCCGTCGGAAGTTCGCTCAGAGTTTGGTGGCAACGATGGTGAATCGTTCGAAGAACGGTTCGAACGCGGTGACGTAACCGAACCCGAGGAAATTGCCAGCGCAATTGTGTTTGCGCTGACTCAGGAGCACTCTTCCGTAACCGAACTTGATCTCTTCCGCCGGGACAAGTTCACCGAATTTTGA
- a CDS encoding IclR family transcriptional regulator C-terminal domain-containing protein — MEVCTQTNWGITSSVNSLVIPKFIYNRERVKSVRCIAAPIIDSSDNVIATVGVSGPTNRMHSKRFENEIPQQVLSTANIIEVTMTYS; from the coding sequence ATGGAGGTCTGTACTCAAACAAACTGGGGAATTACCTCGTCTGTGAATAGTCTCGTCATACCAAAATTCATATATAATAGAGAACGTGTTAAAAGCGTGCGATGTATCGCAGCCCCGATCATTGATAGCAGTGACAACGTAATAGCCACAGTCGGTGTTTCTGGGCCGACGAATCGGATGCACAGCAAACGATTTGAGAATGAGATCCCTCAGCAAGTGCTGAGTACTGCAAACATCATCGAGGTTACTATGACCTATTCCTAG
- the uxaC gene encoding glucuronate isomerase, giving the protein MNFLGEAYLLETDTACELYDVIAESPILDPHSHADVVEIVENDGWNDVWEVEAATDHYVWAAMRKRGVDEELITGDAPNREKWNALATVFPEFAGNPTYEWIHLDLKRRFGIETPISAETADEIWQETKRQLQRIDMQPQELLREMDVEVICSTDDPTSKLEYHERAVDEVSGVDIRPTWRADRAVNIETPPWNDFVDELADSTGTATDDFDGFLDALATTHDFFQEHGCRASDLGIHEPVSRPVSKTRARTIYRKEREGRSLSEREIGDFKAFMLEYIGELNVENGWVTQLHIGPLRDYRTKLYERIGSASGGTVSTQRIEIAENIRHFMNVFDEECEIVLYCVDPTQYPTITTISRAFPNVSVGAAWWFNDSSFGMEHQLDYMGSVDLLANHAGMVSDSRKLLSYGSRFEMFRRSLANVVGNHVERGRIPIEVAHDLVEHIAYDRPKKLFGF; this is encoded by the coding sequence ATGAATTTCCTCGGTGAAGCGTACTTGCTTGAGACGGACACTGCCTGCGAGCTGTACGATGTGATTGCTGAATCACCGATTCTCGACCCTCACAGTCATGCGGATGTCGTCGAGATCGTCGAAAATGACGGTTGGAACGACGTTTGGGAGGTTGAAGCAGCGACCGATCACTACGTCTGGGCGGCGATGCGAAAGCGCGGTGTCGATGAGGAGTTGATCACCGGTGACGCGCCGAACCGCGAGAAGTGGAACGCGCTAGCGACGGTTTTTCCCGAGTTTGCGGGGAATCCGACCTACGAGTGGATTCACCTCGATCTGAAGCGACGGTTCGGAATCGAGACGCCAATCTCAGCAGAGACAGCAGACGAAATCTGGCAGGAGACGAAGAGACAGCTCCAACGTATCGATATGCAACCGCAGGAACTTCTTCGGGAGATGGATGTAGAGGTGATCTGTAGCACCGACGATCCGACCTCAAAACTCGAATATCACGAGCGAGCCGTCGACGAGGTGTCTGGTGTGGACATCCGACCGACGTGGCGCGCGGATCGTGCTGTGAATATTGAAACGCCACCGTGGAATGATTTTGTTGACGAATTGGCTGACTCGACCGGAACTGCAACAGACGACTTCGACGGCTTTCTCGACGCGTTAGCGACGACTCACGACTTCTTCCAGGAACATGGCTGTCGAGCGAGCGATTTGGGGATCCACGAACCCGTCTCCCGTCCAGTGAGTAAGACGCGGGCACGAACGATCTATCGGAAAGAGCGCGAGGGACGCTCGCTGAGTGAGCGTGAAATCGGCGACTTCAAGGCATTTATGCTCGAATACATCGGCGAATTAAACGTCGAGAATGGGTGGGTCACCCAGTTACACATCGGACCGCTTCGAGACTACCGGACCAAACTCTACGAGAGGATTGGTTCGGCCTCCGGGGGCACTGTCTCGACGCAACGCATCGAGATCGCAGAAAACATCCGCCACTTCATGAATGTATTCGACGAGGAATGTGAGATTGTCCTCTACTGCGTCGATCCGACGCAGTATCCGACGATTACGACCATCTCACGGGCCTTTCCGAATGTGAGTGTTGGGGCCGCGTGGTGGTTTAATGATAGCTCCTTCGGGATGGAACACCAGCTCGATTACATGGGGTCGGTCGATCTCCTCGCAAATCACGCAGGAATGGTCAGCGACTCTCGAAAGCTTCTCTCGTACGGATCGCGCTTCGAGATGTTCCGACGGTCGCTTGCAAACGTCGTCGGGAATCACGTCGAACGTGGCCGGATACCGATCGAAGTTGCACACGATCTGGTCGAGCACATTGCCTATGATCGTCCCAAGAAGCTCTTTGGCTTTTGA
- a CDS encoding PadR family transcriptional regulator codes for MSTTVSGDSKSSIAPELTAFQQRILAILAEEARYGLAIKRELEQYYGSEVNHGRLYPNLDDLVEMGLVEKSELDKRTNEYALTEDGHDAIITQLSWVFSRFITDDSRAEEIKDLVTAQQ; via the coding sequence ATGTCGACGACAGTGTCAGGCGACAGCAAATCAAGTATCGCACCAGAACTCACCGCCTTCCAACAGCGCATCCTCGCCATCCTCGCCGAAGAGGCGCGCTACGGCCTCGCCATCAAACGCGAACTCGAGCAGTACTACGGCTCGGAGGTCAACCACGGTCGACTCTACCCCAACCTCGACGATCTCGTCGAGATGGGACTCGTCGAGAAAAGTGAACTCGATAAGCGAACCAACGAGTACGCGCTCACCGAGGACGGCCACGACGCCATCATCACCCAGCTCTCGTGGGTCTTCTCGCGCTTCATCACCGACGACAGCCGCGCCGAAGAAATCAAAGACCTCGTCACCGCCCAGCAGTAA